The Cyclobacterium amurskyense genome contains the following window.
TATTTATCACTAAAAATCAAATTGAGAGTATCGGCGGAAGTGTGAGTGTGGAAAGTAAAGTAGGAGAAGGGACGTTATTTAGCGTGTTTCTTCTTAAAGATGATAAAATTTAATAACACTTTGATGTTAAGTGATAAAAGTTGAGAACAGAGCAGTTATTTGCATTCATCTGCTGAAAAATAAAAGCATAAAAAAAGCCATGGTAACATTGTTAACCATGGCTTTTTTTATGTATGCTTGAAGTTTTATCTCTTATCTTAGATTAGAAGGAGAATACACCTGCGACTAAGAATGAAGCTAAATTTTTAGAGCTTTGGTAATCATTGTTGATAAAGAAATTATCAGACATCATATCCAGTCTAGTTTCTGGGATAATGGTAAAGTTATCTGTGATTTTGATGTTTCCAGAAAGGGTGCCTGCTACCACTCTGCCATCACCAACTGTATTTAAACCAACAACACCATCAAGTCCATCATTGAATACTTTGAAATATTCTCCTCTTGCTCCAAGGGAAAATTTATCAGAAGTGGCAAATTGTAAGTATCCAGCAACTCCATAAAAACCATATCCATCTCCTGTGGCATCCTGTATAGATGTACCACTATACATTTGGCCAGCAGCGGTAGTGTTATAGGTAGTGTTAAGTCCTAGATACAAGGTTTCTGTGACGTCATAACCAGCTGTAAGGTCGATTTGAAAAGTGTTTCCCATAGAGCTTGGACCGAAAGAAGGTAAAGTGTTCATATCTAGTTTTCCATCTTGGTCTCCATACAATACGTTTAAGTATGTTCCACCTGCATCAGTAGAATAACCCAGTTGCCCACCAAATGTGTAAGAACCATAAAAGTTGAATTCCGTCATATCTGTAGGATTCATGATAGCAGCCATTAAAGACCAGTTGTCAGAAAGCTGGAAGTCAGCTTTTAGTCCTGTATGCGAGAATGGTCCATATGAAAACATATAAGAAGTGGAGTAGTTGAAGTTTCCAGTTGGAGAAATAACTTCATAGCCTAAATAAGTGTTGAAATTACCAAGCGTGAAAGTAACCGCATCACTTACATTGTAGTACATGTAAAGTTGGTTTACAATTTGAGAACTACCGGCCATTCCACCAGCGTAAAGCGGAGATCCGAAAACGGCATCTTCACCTCTAGGTCCGAAAACCAAATCAGCAACAAAACCGACTTTTTCACCTTCATAAGTGGCAATTACATTTGCCATTCCCAATGAAAATCCAGATAAGTTGGCAAATGAAGTGGCAGGAGCCTGCGCAGCATCACCCTTGTTCGGTGCATTTAAATTACTTCTAAAGTAGGCGTCTACTGAGCCTGAAAGTGCAAATTTTGATTGGGTTTCTTCTGTCTCCTGAGCCAAGATAAATGTAACTGGCAATAAAAATAGGATTGTTAATATTGTATAAAATCTTTTCATCTGTATTTTGATTGAATTTGAAAATATAATTAGAACCAATGGGTGCCTGCTCTTCTAGTTTGTGCTTAGAATCGCAGGACCCTGGTTAAAGTTTTTATTGAAATCTATTCGTCATAAACGATAGTGTAACCTCTGATACCGTGCTCATGACTATCAAGTCCGGATATCTCATGTTCTTCAGATACTCTTATTCCTATTGTCTTCTTCAATACGAAAAAGATAGCAAGGGCAGAAAAGAAGGCTACCACGCCACAGATAAGGATACCTATTAGTTGAGTTAAAACGGTGTGCTCAGGATTGTTAGAGAAAATACCAACTGCTAAGGTTCCCCAAATACCGCAAGTAAGGTGGACAGAAACAGCACCAACCACATCATCAAGTTTTAATTTGTCAAGTAAGATTGCTGACAATACCACAAGTATACCTGCAATAAAGCCTATCAATAGTGCGTATATGGGATTGATAACATCAGCGCCTGCTGTTATACCAACTAGTCCAGCGAGGATCCCGTTCAATACCATCCCTAAATCAAGTCGTTTGAAAGCGATATAGGCAGCGAAAAAACCTCCTAGTCCACCTGCACAAGCCGCAAGAGATGTTGTTACAAGTACGA
Protein-coding sequences here:
- a CDS encoding porin; protein product: MKRFYTILTILFLLPVTFILAQETEETQSKFALSGSVDAYFRSNLNAPNKGDAAQAPATSFANLSGFSLGMANVIATYEGEKVGFVADLVFGPRGEDAVFGSPLYAGGMAGSSQIVNQLYMYYNVSDAVTFTLGNFNTYLGYEVISPTGNFNYSTSYMFSYGPFSHTGLKADFQLSDNWSLMAAIMNPTDMTEFNFYGSYTFGGQLGYSTDAGGTYLNVLYGDQDGKLDMNTLPSFGPSSMGNTFQIDLTAGYDVTETLYLGLNTTYNTTAAGQMYSGTSIQDATGDGYGFYGVAGYLQFATSDKFSLGARGEYFKVFNDGLDGVVGLNTVGDGRVVAGTLSGNIKITDNFTIIPETRLDMMSDNFFINNDYQSSKNLASFLVAGVFSF